The sequence GATCCGCTCCGTCAGTTGGTGCCGGCCGCGTCGTCCCCGTCTTCGAGGACGTTTCCGTGTTCGTCGATCTCGCCCTTGACGACCCGGGTGCTGGAGATGATGTCGCCGTCCTCCGCGCGGACGTGTGGCACGACGACGACCTCGAGGGGGTTGTGGCCGCGCTCCCGTCGAATCTCGTTGATCTGCTCCCCGCCGTCTTTGGTCTCCGGAGAGACGACCAGATAGTCGAACTGCGGTTCGGTCGCGATGCCGGTCGGTTCCTCGAGAGGCCGGACCTCGAACTCGCGGTCGTGGTCCGCGGCGAACGACTCGAGTTCCGCCTCGAGCGCCGCCTTCCGTTCGTCGAACGATCTGACGCGGCGCTCGACGTGTCGCGTCTTCGGCGCGAGTTCGTCGCTCGTCAGTCCCACGGTCACGTCTCCGAGTTCGAACGCCCGTTCGAACAGCCGACGGTGGCCGTCGTGGACGGGGTCGAACGTCCCACCAAGCGCGACGTCCATACCCCATTCCACTGGAGCGGAGCGTATAAAACGGTCGAATCGGGGGACGCGTCGGCCTCGAGCGCCGGTCGGATCGAGGCGATATTTCGACGATTGTCGAATTAGGCCTTCACATTGTTTTTAGTACTCCCCTGCAGTGTCCCCAATATGGGATTAGACGAGGACGCACTCGAGTATCACCGCACCGATCCGCCGGGAAAAATAGAGATTTCGACAACGAAACCGACGAATACCCAACGCGACCTCTCGCTCGCGTACTCGCCCGGCGTCGCCGCGCCGTGTACGGAGATCGACGAGGACCCGACCGACGCCTACCAGTATACGGCTAAGGGTAACCTCGTCGGCGTCGTCTCGAACGGCTCGGCGGTGCTGGGACTCGGCGACATCGGCGCCCAGGCGTCGAAACCCGTCATGGAGGGGAAGGGCGTGCTGTTCAAGCGCTTCGCCGACATCGACGTCTTCGACATCGAACTCGACGAGGAAGACCCGCACAAGTTCGTCGAGGCCATCAAGATGATGGAGCCGACGTTCGGCGGCGTCAACCTGGAGGACATCAAGGCGCCGGGCTGTTTCACTATCGAGGAGCGCCTGCGCGAGGAGATCGACATTCCCGTCTTCCACGACGACCAGCACGGCACCGCGATCATCTCGGGCGCCGCGCTGCTAAACGCCGCCGACATCGCCGGGAAGAGCCTCGAGGAACTCGAGGTCGTCTTCTCGGGCGCCGGCGCGAGCGCGATCGCGTCGGCCCGCTTCTACGAGTCGCTGGGCGTCCGGAAGGAGAACATCACGATGTGTGACTCCTCGGGGATCATCACCGAGGCCCGCGCGGCCGAGGGCGACGTCAACGAGTACAAACAGCAGTTCGCTCGTGACCTCCCCGAGGGCGGCCTCGCGGATGCGATGGAGGGCGCTGACGTCTTCGTCGGCCTCTCGATCGGCGGCATCGTCTCGCAGGACATGGTCCGCTCGATGGCCGACGATCCGATCATCTTCGCGATGGCCAACCCCGATCCCGAGATCGGCTACGAGGAGGCCAAGGAGGCCCGCGACGACACGGTCATCATGGCCACCGGCCGCTCGGACTACCCGAACCAAGTCAACAACGTCCTCGGGTTCCCCTTCATCTTCCGCGGCGCGCTCGACGTGCGCGCGACGGAGATCAACGAAGAGATGAAGGTCGCCTGCGCCGAGGCACTGGCCGATCTCGCCCGCCAGGACGTCCCCGACGCGGTCGTCAAGGCCTACGGTGACGAGCCAATCCAGTACGGCCCCAACTACATCATCCCCAAGCCGGTCGACCCGCGCGTGCTCTTCCGCGTCGCGCCGGCGATCGCGGAGGCCGCGATGGAGTCCGGCGCCGCTCGGACCGAACTCGATCTCGAGGCGTACGAGGAAGAACTCGAGGCCCGCCTCGGGAAGTCCCGCGAGATGATGCGCGTCGTCCTCAACAAGGCCAAGAGCGACCCCAAGACGGTCGCGCTGGCAGAGGGCGAGAACGAGAAGATGATCCGCGCGGCCTACCAGATCCAGGAGCAGGGGATCGCCCTGCCGATCCTCATCGGCGACGAGAGCGAGATCCGACAGACCTCGGCCAACCTCGGCCTCGACTTCGATCCGCAGGTCGCGGACCCGTCGGTCGGCGACTACGAGGAGTACGCCGACCGGCTCCACGAACTCCGCTCGCGCAAGGGGATCACGCGCAGCGAGGCCGGCGAACTCATCGAGCGCGACACGAACTACTTCGGGAGCGTGATGGTTGAACAGGGCGACGCTGACGCACTCCTGACCGGCCTCTCCCACCACTACCCCTCGGCGCTGCGGCCGCCGCTGCAGGTGATCGGGACCGACGAGGACGTCGATTACGCGGCCGGCGTCTACATGCTGACGTTCAAGAACCGCGTGATCTTCGTCGCCGACGCGACGGTCAATCAGGACCCCGACGAGGAGGTCCTCGCGGAGGTCACCAAACAGACGGGCAAGCTGGCGCGACGGTTCAACATCGAACCGCGTGCGGCCCTGCTCTCATACTCGAACTTCGGCAGCGTCGACAACGAAGCGACCCGCCGACCCCGACGCGCGGCGAGCATGCTCCAGGACGACCCCGAGGCCGACTTCCCGGTCGACGGCGAGATGCAGGCCGACACCGCCGTCGTCGAGGACATCCTCGAGGGCACCTACGGCTTCTCCGAACTCGAGGACCCGGCGAACGTGCTG comes from Haloterrigena salifodinae and encodes:
- a CDS encoding phosphopantetheine adenylyltransferase, coding for MDVALGGTFDPVHDGHRRLFERAFELGDVTVGLTSDELAPKTRHVERRVRSFDERKAALEAELESFAADHDREFEVRPLEEPTGIATEPQFDYLVVSPETKDGGEQINEIRRERGHNPLEVVVVPHVRAEDGDIISSTRVVKGEIDEHGNVLEDGDDAAGTN
- a CDS encoding NADP-dependent malic enzyme, whose translation is MGLDEDALEYHRTDPPGKIEISTTKPTNTQRDLSLAYSPGVAAPCTEIDEDPTDAYQYTAKGNLVGVVSNGSAVLGLGDIGAQASKPVMEGKGVLFKRFADIDVFDIELDEEDPHKFVEAIKMMEPTFGGVNLEDIKAPGCFTIEERLREEIDIPVFHDDQHGTAIISGAALLNAADIAGKSLEELEVVFSGAGASAIASARFYESLGVRKENITMCDSSGIITEARAAEGDVNEYKQQFARDLPEGGLADAMEGADVFVGLSIGGIVSQDMVRSMADDPIIFAMANPDPEIGYEEAKEARDDTVIMATGRSDYPNQVNNVLGFPFIFRGALDVRATEINEEMKVACAEALADLARQDVPDAVVKAYGDEPIQYGPNYIIPKPVDPRVLFRVAPAIAEAAMESGAARTELDLEAYEEELEARLGKSREMMRVVLNKAKSDPKTVALAEGENEKMIRAAYQIQEQGIALPILIGDESEIRQTSANLGLDFDPQVADPSVGDYEEYADRLHELRSRKGITRSEAGELIERDTNYFGSVMVEQGDADALLTGLSHHYPSALRPPLQVIGTDEDVDYAAGVYMLTFKNRVIFVADATVNQDPDEEVLAEVTKQTGKLARRFNIEPRAALLSYSNFGSVDNEATRRPRRAASMLQDDPEADFPVDGEMQADTAVVEDILEGTYGFSELEDPANVLVFPNLESGNIGYKLLQRLGGADAIGPMLVGMDEPVHVLQRGDEVKDIVNLAGVAVVDAQKE